One Burkholderia sp. PAMC 26561 genomic window carries:
- the miaA gene encoding tRNA (adenosine(37)-N6)-dimethylallyltransferase MiaA, translating into MNAPKVACLLGPTASGKTAAALAFARRFPVEIISVDSALVYRGMDIGTAKPTEEERAIAPHHLIDIIDPSGAYSAAQFRNDALRLVAEIEERGRIPLLVGGTMLYYMALTRGLNELPEANTEVRAALDEEAMLDGWPALHARLAVVDPETATRLAPNDSQRIQRALEVFMLSGRALSAILKDPKKSQDGELEFVPIALEPSDRSVLHRRIEKRFDSMLESGFLDEVKRLRARGDLSPAMPSMRCVGYRQAWEYLDGLVDYTTMRDKGVFATRQLCKRQLTWLRGIEGRRVVDCARDDAMAMAVDEIERVLRI; encoded by the coding sequence ATGAACGCGCCGAAAGTTGCTTGTTTACTAGGACCAACGGCATCTGGAAAAACCGCTGCCGCGCTCGCGTTCGCGCGACGGTTTCCAGTGGAGATCATCAGCGTGGATTCGGCGCTGGTTTATCGCGGGATGGATATCGGCACCGCGAAGCCGACCGAAGAAGAACGCGCGATTGCGCCGCATCATTTGATCGATATCATCGATCCGAGCGGGGCTTACTCTGCAGCACAGTTTCGGAACGATGCTCTGAGGCTGGTGGCGGAGATCGAAGAGCGTGGACGCATTCCGCTATTGGTCGGCGGCACGATGCTGTATTACATGGCGTTGACGCGCGGATTGAACGAACTGCCTGAAGCAAATACGGAAGTGCGTGCAGCGCTCGATGAAGAAGCCATGCTCGATGGCTGGCCTGCTTTGCATGCACGACTGGCTGTGGTCGATCCCGAGACCGCGACGCGATTGGCGCCTAACGACTCGCAGCGGATTCAGCGCGCGCTCGAAGTTTTCATGCTGAGCGGCAGGGCTTTATCGGCGATATTGAAAGACCCGAAGAAGAGCCAGGACGGCGAACTGGAGTTCGTGCCAATTGCGCTGGAGCCATCGGATAGAAGCGTGCTGCACAGGCGCATCGAAAAGCGGTTTGATTCGATGCTTGAGAGCGGGTTTCTCGATGAGGTGAAAAGGCTTCGGGCGCGTGGGGATTTATCGCCGGCGATGCCTTCCATGCGATGCGTGGGGTATCGGCAAGCTTGGGAATATCTGGATGGGTTGGTCGACTACACGACCATGCGCGATAAAGGCGTGTTTGCCACGCGGCAGCTGTGCAAGAGGCAGTTGACGTGGTTGAGAGGAATCGAGGGGCGGCGGGTTGTTGATTGTGCCCGCGATGATGCGATGGCAATGGCTGTGGATGAGATTGAGCGGGTGCTTCGGATCTAG
- a CDS encoding PAS domain S-box protein, with amino-acid sequence MQKSGLPDSMTRAELETENAHLRAALKEAGIDRDRVADRQEQRHLQSLSNPSVSRPENNEAALISREARHRAVFESATDFAIIVTDPQGIVTDWNPGAQRLLGWTAEEMQACDAERIFTPEDRAGGRIQLEMQRALEEGRAADDRWHLRKSGERFWASGEMMPLLGSDGEHLGFVKILRDRTEEHLAGAALQKAQERFETILETIEAAFAIVEVKFDADDHPIDYRFLEANPAFERQAGVNLRGKWVTEFAPNLEPFWFETYGHVAKTGEPTIFENYAEAFQRWFDVRAVRVGDPADRQIAILFNDVTARREAEQRLRVSEALARQNAERVQLALAAGAIIGTWHWDLLSDRFKVDEAFARAFGLDPALGRDGIPLAQIIANVHPDDQGGLAAAINEAIARGGHYAHQYRVRRVDGNYYWIEANGRVDRGPDGTPLSFPGVVIDVEAKRNIEDERDRAIAALRFLNENLEQRVAERSAELMQAEEKLRQSQKMEAVGQLTGGLAHDFNNLLAGISGALELMRLRIGQGRVTDLDRYMVAAKGATERAAALTHRLLAFSRRQTLDPRPTNVDMLVNGMTELIRRTVGPSITIETMRAPELWPALVDASQLENALLNLCINARDAMPEGGRIIIETANRSLDRQAARAYDIPEGQYLTLSVSDTGIGMTPEVMARVFEPFFTTKPIGQGTGLGLSMIYGFAQQSGGLVRLHSNVGQGTTVGLYLPRHTGVVAGGAEVATKVPAAFAHDGETVLVVDDEVTVRMLVADVLMELGYTVVEAADGVAGLKALRSNRNIDLIITDVGLPGGMNGRQMADAAQALRPDVKTLFITGYAEAAVIGDEALGPGMKILTKPFSIDALAARVRELMEG; translated from the coding sequence ATGCAAAAATCAGGACTTCCCGATTCCATGACCAGAGCCGAACTGGAGACGGAAAACGCGCACCTGCGTGCAGCGTTGAAGGAAGCGGGCATCGATCGGGACCGTGTCGCGGATCGGCAGGAGCAGCGACATCTTCAGTCTTTGTCGAATCCGTCTGTCAGCCGACCCGAGAACAATGAGGCCGCGCTTATCAGTCGCGAGGCACGGCACCGCGCCGTTTTCGAGAGCGCGACGGACTTTGCCATCATTGTCACTGACCCGCAGGGCATCGTGACCGACTGGAATCCAGGTGCGCAACGCCTGCTCGGTTGGACCGCCGAGGAGATGCAGGCTTGCGACGCCGAGCGGATTTTCACGCCTGAAGACAGAGCTGGCGGCCGCATCCAGCTCGAAATGCAGCGAGCTCTTGAAGAAGGACGCGCTGCGGACGATCGCTGGCACCTTCGCAAAAGCGGAGAACGGTTCTGGGCGTCGGGCGAGATGATGCCGTTGTTGGGTAGCGACGGCGAGCATCTTGGTTTCGTGAAGATTTTGCGGGACCGCACAGAGGAGCATCTCGCCGGTGCTGCGCTCCAGAAAGCTCAAGAGCGTTTCGAGACGATTCTTGAGACGATCGAGGCGGCCTTCGCTATCGTCGAGGTCAAATTCGACGCCGACGACCACCCCATTGACTATCGCTTTCTTGAAGCCAACCCGGCTTTCGAGCGTCAGGCCGGGGTGAACCTTCGCGGAAAATGGGTGACGGAGTTTGCACCGAACCTGGAGCCATTTTGGTTCGAGACATATGGGCACGTAGCCAAGACTGGCGAGCCGACCATCTTCGAAAACTACGCCGAAGCTTTCCAGCGCTGGTTCGACGTGCGGGCCGTGCGAGTCGGAGACCCGGCTGACCGTCAGATCGCGATCCTCTTCAACGATGTAACCGCGCGCCGGGAGGCGGAGCAGCGTCTGCGTGTCAGCGAAGCATTGGCCCGCCAGAACGCGGAGCGTGTGCAACTCGCCCTCGCCGCTGGTGCAATCATCGGTACCTGGCACTGGGACCTGCTTAGCGACCGGTTCAAGGTCGACGAGGCCTTTGCCCGGGCGTTTGGTCTCGATCCCGCGCTTGGCCGCGATGGCATTCCGCTCGCCCAGATCATCGCAAACGTCCACCCCGACGACCAAGGCGGGTTAGCCGCTGCGATCAACGAGGCAATCGCTCGCGGCGGCCACTATGCCCACCAGTACCGGGTCCGTCGTGTTGATGGGAACTACTACTGGATCGAGGCGAACGGGCGCGTCGATCGCGGGCCAGACGGCACGCCGCTCAGCTTTCCGGGCGTTGTCATCGATGTCGAGGCGAAGCGAAACATTGAAGACGAGCGCGACCGCGCCATTGCGGCGCTGCGCTTTCTCAACGAGAACCTCGAGCAACGTGTTGCTGAACGCTCGGCTGAATTGATGCAAGCCGAAGAAAAGTTGCGTCAGTCCCAGAAGATGGAAGCGGTCGGCCAGCTCACCGGCGGCCTCGCACACGACTTCAATAACCTGCTCGCCGGCATCTCGGGCGCCCTGGAGTTGATGAGGCTGCGGATTGGCCAAGGCCGGGTGACGGATCTCGACAGGTACATGGTCGCGGCGAAAGGCGCGACCGAACGTGCCGCCGCACTCACTCACCGCCTGCTGGCCTTTTCGCGACGCCAGACGCTCGATCCGCGTCCGACCAATGTCGACATGCTGGTGAACGGGATGACAGAGCTCATCCGGCGCACTGTGGGGCCCAGCATCACTATCGAGACCATGAGAGCGCCGGAGCTGTGGCCGGCGCTTGTCGATGCGAGCCAACTCGAGAACGCGCTGTTGAACCTGTGCATCAACGCTCGCGATGCCATGCCCGAAGGTGGACGCATCATCATCGAGACGGCCAACCGGTCCCTCGACCGGCAGGCGGCCCGAGCTTACGACATTCCCGAGGGGCAATACCTTACCCTCAGCGTCAGCGATACCGGCATTGGCATGACGCCGGAAGTGATGGCCCGTGTGTTTGAACCGTTTTTCACCACGAAGCCGATCGGCCAGGGAACCGGCCTTGGCCTTTCGATGATCTATGGCTTCGCGCAGCAGTCCGGTGGCCTGGTGCGTCTTCATTCAAACGTTGGGCAAGGCACGACGGTTGGGCTTTATCTGCCGCGTCATACAGGCGTCGTGGCCGGCGGTGCGGAAGTGGCGACCAAGGTGCCGGCCGCTTTCGCGCACGATGGCGAGACGGTGCTAGTGGTGGACGACGAAGTGACCGTACGTATGCTGGTTGCCGATGTACTCATGGAACTCGGCTACACCGTGGTCGAAGCGGCGGATGGTGTCGCGGGGCTCAAGGCGCTGCGATCCAACAGGAATATCGACCTCATCATTACGGATGTCGGTCTGCCCGGCGGCATGAACGGACGCCAGATGGCGGACGCGGCTCAAGCGTTGAGGCCGGATGTGAAAACATTGTTTATTACGGGGTATGCGGAGGCTGCCGTTATTGGTGACGAGGCACTTGGGCCGGGGATGAAGATACTGACCAAGCCGTTTTCCATCGATGCACTCGCGGCGCGGGTGCGGGAGTTGATGGAAGGGTGA
- a CDS encoding helix-turn-helix domain-containing protein produces MPTQKSKLPSVQIRMAAGQMLLRGESIATVCEEVGISVKTANRYQELFAAGGLAALENMSVGGRPSALSPEAFNWIAAALQGEPQAYGFPGARWTSGTLGQLIERQFGVKYSRVYVRQIVLNLGLGPRLGRRLRE; encoded by the coding sequence ATGCCGACGCAAAAATCTAAGTTGCCCAGTGTTCAGATCCGCATGGCTGCCGGCCAAATGCTCTTGCGCGGGGAGTCAATCGCAACTGTCTGTGAAGAGGTCGGCATATCGGTTAAAACAGCCAACCGGTATCAGGAACTATTCGCGGCTGGCGGCCTCGCCGCACTTGAGAACATGTCAGTCGGGGGGCGACCCTCGGCGTTGAGTCCAGAAGCGTTCAATTGGATCGCGGCTGCCCTGCAAGGCGAACCACAAGCGTACGGCTTTCCCGGCGCCCGATGGACCTCCGGCACACTCGGGCAATTGATCGAGCGCCAGTTTGGCGTGAAATATTCTCGCGTATATGTCCGACAGATCGTCCTTAATCTTGGCCTCGGTCCGCGGCTCGGCCGCCGCTTAAGAGAGTGA
- the pyrF gene encoding orotidine-5'-phosphate decarboxylase, whose product MSFIESLNAAWSRTQSMLCVGLDPEPSRFPGAFNGRADSIFDFCREIVDATAPFVCSFKPQIAYFSAHRAEDQLEQLIAHIHERHPGLPVILDAKRGDIGSTAEQYAIEAFDRYKADAVTVNPYMGFDSVQPYLEHEGKGVIVLCRTSNAGGSDLQFLNVDGTPLYQVVAKLAAEKWNASGELGLVVGATFPKEIEVVRSIVGDMPLLIPGIGAQGGDVEATVRAGRVKSGNAGMLINSSRAIIYAGKGEDFANAAGEAAKRTRDAINAAGS is encoded by the coding sequence ATGTCTTTCATCGAATCGCTCAACGCCGCGTGGTCGCGCACCCAATCAATGCTCTGCGTCGGGCTCGATCCGGAGCCTTCAAGGTTCCCGGGCGCGTTCAACGGCCGCGCCGATTCGATCTTCGATTTTTGTCGCGAAATCGTGGATGCTACTGCGCCGTTTGTTTGTTCCTTCAAGCCGCAGATTGCTTACTTTTCGGCGCATCGGGCGGAGGATCAGCTCGAGCAGTTGATCGCGCATATTCATGAGCGACATCCGGGGTTGCCGGTTATTTTGGATGCCAAGCGCGGGGATATTGGGAGTACGGCCGAGCAGTATGCGATTGAGGCTTTTGATCGGTATAAGGCTGATGCTGTGACGGTCAATCCTTATATGGGGTTTGATTCTGTTCAGCCGTATCTGGAGCATGAAGGGAAGGGCGTGATCGTGCTTTGCCGGACGTCCAATGCCGGAGGATCGGATCTGCAGTTTCTTAATGTCGATGGGACGCCTTTGTATCAGGTTGTGGCAAAGCTGGCGGCCGAGAAGTGGAATGCGAGCGGGGAGTTGGGGTTGGTCGTGGGCGCTACGTTTCCGAAGGAGATTGAGGTCGTTCGGTCGATTGTTGGGGACATGCCGCTGCTGATTCCTGGGATCGGCGCTCAAGGGGGGGATGTTGAGGCTACGGTTCGGGCGGGACGGGTTAAGTCCGGGAATGCGGGGATGCTGATCAATTCTTCGCGGGCGATTATCTACGCGGGGAAAGGCGAGGATTTCGCCAATGCTGCGGGGGAGGCGGCGAAGCGGACGCGGGATGCGATTAATGCGGCCGGTTCTTAA
- a CDS encoding aldose 1-epimerase has translation MTVARSASSPKSPPVAPRPAAPTRRSKLAAATEPPIRPGPSTSVVAMGGAGRDGCITLANAQLRLDIAPALGGGITRFDWRSEGTLVPIFRPCLEPSAATDPNELACYPLLPYSNRIGGGRFQFLGRGIDVPCNRPGEPLPLHGDGWLGAWDVASESSTHVRLTLDRRNGKPYSYKASQSFMLEGATLVVTLSIENTGREKLPFGLGLHPFLTREADTELSAAADGLWLCGDDFLPVRHVPAPPAWQFGVAYPMPTAMINNAFTGWSGRTSVMWPNRRLSLTISADTDYYVLYAPAGKDFFCFEPVDHPINAVNLPGGGEANGMTVLAPGESLSREFSFTVERSGEAERRGRPKQPAGQKARKTAAVVR, from the coding sequence ATGACCGTTGCCCGTTCCGCATCCAGCCCTAAAAGCCCGCCTGTTGCGCCTCGTCCCGCCGCGCCCACCCGCCGTTCCAAACTCGCTGCTGCAACTGAACCGCCGATCCGGCCGGGTCCATCGACATCCGTTGTCGCGATGGGCGGCGCCGGCCGCGATGGCTGCATCACGCTCGCCAACGCGCAGTTGCGTCTGGATATCGCACCAGCGCTTGGCGGGGGCATCACGCGCTTCGACTGGCGCAGCGAAGGCACGCTCGTGCCCATCTTCCGGCCGTGCCTCGAACCCAGCGCCGCCACCGATCCTAACGAACTCGCGTGTTATCCGCTGCTGCCGTATTCGAATCGCATCGGCGGAGGACGGTTTCAGTTTCTGGGTCGTGGTATCGATGTCCCGTGCAACCGTCCCGGCGAACCCTTGCCCCTTCACGGCGATGGCTGGCTGGGCGCATGGGATGTGGCATCGGAGAGTTCCACGCACGTGCGTCTCACGCTCGACCGGCGCAACGGCAAGCCGTATTCATACAAGGCCAGCCAGTCGTTCATGCTCGAAGGCGCGACGCTGGTGGTGACGTTATCGATTGAAAACACCGGGCGCGAGAAGTTGCCTTTCGGGCTCGGTTTGCATCCGTTCCTGACCCGCGAAGCCGATACCGAATTGTCCGCCGCCGCCGATGGCCTCTGGCTTTGCGGCGATGACTTCCTGCCCGTGCGGCACGTTCCGGCGCCGCCCGCGTGGCAATTCGGCGTGGCGTACCCCATGCCTACGGCCATGATCAACAACGCGTTCACCGGATGGAGCGGCCGCACGAGCGTGATGTGGCCGAACCGGCGTTTGTCGCTCACCATTTCCGCCGATACCGATTACTACGTGCTCTACGCGCCGGCCGGGAAAGACTTTTTCTGCTTTGAACCTGTCGATCATCCGATCAACGCGGTCAATCTGCCAGGCGGCGGCGAGGCGAACGGCATGACGGTTCTCGCGCCGGGCGAAAGTCTCTCGCGTGAGTTCAGCTTTACGGTCGAGCGGTCGGGAGAAGCCGAGCGGCGCGGAAGGCCGAAGCAGCCTGCGGGGCAGAAAGCGCGGAAGACGGCGGCGGTGGTTCGGTAA
- a CDS encoding SMP-30/gluconolactonase/LRE family protein → MKAQLLIDSKSALGEGATWCAASGRFYWTDIEGKRLWRYDPRDARRECFEMPERLACFALCSDTDLLLLGLASRLAFFDLRTGVVETIMSVEDGLPTRLNDGRCDRQGRLVFGTKHDVANAETVGGFYRLNLDLSLERLPLGDAAIPNSIAFSPDGSTMYYCDSPTRQIRACDYDSFENQRVFTELTDATGEPDGSTIDRDGGLWNAQWGGARVVRYGADGRETARVDVPTTQPSCVAFGGPQLGTLYITSARIGLDHAALQNDLRAGGVFIATPAARGIAEPVFRGN, encoded by the coding sequence GTGAAGGCGCAATTGTTGATCGACAGCAAAAGCGCGCTTGGCGAAGGCGCGACGTGGTGCGCCGCGAGCGGGCGGTTCTACTGGACGGACATTGAAGGCAAGCGTTTGTGGCGCTACGATCCGCGTGATGCGCGCCGCGAGTGCTTCGAGATGCCGGAGCGCCTGGCGTGTTTCGCGTTGTGCTCAGATACCGATTTGCTGTTGCTCGGCCTGGCATCGCGCCTGGCTTTTTTCGATTTGCGGACCGGTGTAGTCGAAACCATCATGTCGGTTGAAGACGGCTTGCCGACGCGTTTGAACGATGGCCGATGCGACCGCCAGGGCCGCTTGGTCTTCGGCACCAAGCACGATGTAGCAAACGCAGAGACGGTGGGTGGGTTTTATCGGCTGAATCTGGATTTGTCGCTGGAGCGTTTGCCGCTCGGCGATGCCGCGATTCCAAACAGCATTGCGTTCAGCCCGGACGGATCGACCATGTATTACTGCGATTCCCCGACGCGCCAGATCCGCGCCTGCGACTACGATTCGTTCGAGAACCAGCGCGTATTCACCGAACTCACCGATGCTACCGGCGAGCCGGATGGATCGACCATCGATCGCGATGGTGGTTTGTGGAATGCCCAATGGGGCGGCGCGCGGGTGGTGCGGTATGGCGCCGATGGCCGGGAAACGGCGCGCGTCGATGTGCCTACCACTCAGCCAAGTTGCGTCGCGTTCGGCGGGCCGCAACTCGGCACGCTGTACATAACGAGCGCGCGGATTGGCCTTGACCATGCCGCGCTGCAGAACGACTTGCGTGCGGGCGGGGTATTTATAGCAACGCCGGCGGCAAGGGGTATCGCGGAACCGGTGTTTCGCGGAAACTGA
- a CDS encoding SDR family NAD(P)-dependent oxidoreductase: protein MASSVDKTLARYPSLAGKVVLITGGATGIGAAFVEHFVDQGAKVAFFDIDTNAGEALADQLGADLDESQFRPVFLRVDLTDIVALRQGIADVRSTLGPIGVLVNNAANDKRHKIEDVTPESYDAGIAVNVRHQFFAAQAVIDDMKQLGSGSIINLGSISWMLKNGGFPVYTTAKAAVQGMTNGLARDLGPFNIRVNSLVPGWVMTDKQKRLWLDDAGKRAIKEGQCIDAELLPEHLARAALFLAADDSRMMTAQEVVIDGGWA from the coding sequence ATGGCCAGTTCAGTCGATAAAACCCTCGCGCGCTATCCGAGTCTCGCCGGCAAGGTGGTGCTGATCACCGGCGGCGCGACCGGAATTGGCGCGGCGTTCGTCGAGCATTTCGTCGATCAGGGCGCGAAGGTCGCGTTCTTCGATATCGATACGAACGCCGGCGAAGCACTCGCCGACCAGCTCGGCGCGGATCTGGACGAAAGCCAATTCCGGCCCGTGTTCCTGCGCGTGGACCTGACGGATATCGTTGCGTTGCGGCAGGGAATCGCCGATGTTCGCAGCACGCTTGGACCCATCGGCGTGCTCGTGAACAACGCGGCGAACGACAAGCGCCACAAGATCGAAGACGTGACGCCCGAGTCGTATGACGCAGGTATCGCCGTGAATGTGCGCCATCAGTTCTTCGCGGCGCAGGCTGTCATAGACGATATGAAACAGCTTGGCAGCGGCTCGATCATCAATCTGGGATCGATTAGCTGGATGCTGAAGAACGGCGGATTCCCGGTCTACACCACGGCGAAGGCTGCCGTGCAGGGCATGACGAACGGCCTCGCACGCGATCTCGGGCCGTTCAATATCCGCGTGAATTCGCTCGTGCCGGGCTGGGTGATGACGGACAAGCAGAAGCGCCTGTGGCTCGATGACGCCGGAAAGCGTGCGATCAAGGAAGGGCAATGTATCGATGCAGAACTGCTGCCCGAGCATCTTGCACGCGCCGCATTGTTCCTTGCCGCTGACGATAGCCGCATGATGACCGCGCAGGAAGTCGTGATCGACGGAGGCTGGGCGTGA
- the araH gene encoding L-arabinose ABC transporter permease AraH: MEVRENIANTLVPAKNDKQKWWQQITEYSLIVIFVVMFITMSLSVDHFFSIENMLGLALSISQIGMVACTMMFCLASRDFDLSVGSTVAFAGVLCAMVLNATGNTFIAIIAAVAAGSAIGFVNGAVIAYLRINALITTLATMEVVRGLGFIVSHGQAVGVSSDTFIALGGLTMFGVSLPIWVTLACFIVFGVLLNQTVYGRNTLAIGGNAEASRLAGINVERTRVWIFLIQGAVAALAGVILASRITSGQPNAADGFELNVISACVLGGVSLLGGRATISGVVIGVLIMGTVENVMNLMNIDAFYQYLVRGAILLAAVLLDQLKNRGSRD; encoded by the coding sequence ATGGAAGTCAGGGAAAACATAGCAAACACGCTGGTGCCGGCGAAAAACGACAAGCAGAAGTGGTGGCAGCAGATCACCGAATACAGCTTGATCGTGATCTTCGTGGTGATGTTCATCACCATGTCGCTGTCGGTCGATCACTTCTTCTCGATCGAAAACATGCTCGGGCTCGCGCTGTCGATTTCGCAGATCGGCATGGTCGCCTGCACGATGATGTTCTGTCTGGCATCGCGCGATTTCGACTTGTCGGTCGGGTCCACAGTCGCCTTCGCCGGCGTGCTCTGCGCGATGGTGCTGAACGCGACAGGCAATACGTTCATCGCGATCATCGCGGCAGTCGCGGCAGGTTCGGCGATCGGCTTCGTGAATGGCGCAGTGATCGCCTACTTGCGGATTAACGCGCTGATCACCACGCTCGCCACCATGGAAGTGGTGCGCGGGCTTGGGTTTATCGTGTCGCATGGTCAGGCGGTCGGCGTGTCGTCAGATACGTTTATTGCGCTCGGCGGATTGACGATGTTCGGCGTGTCACTGCCGATCTGGGTCACGCTGGCGTGTTTCATCGTGTTCGGCGTGCTGCTGAACCAGACCGTGTACGGACGCAATACGCTCGCAATCGGCGGTAACGCAGAAGCGTCACGTCTGGCGGGTATCAATGTAGAACGCACGCGTGTCTGGATCTTCCTGATCCAGGGCGCGGTCGCAGCGCTTGCCGGTGTGATCCTGGCATCGCGGATTACGTCGGGTCAGCCGAACGCGGCCGATGGCTTCGAGCTCAACGTGATTTCCGCGTGCGTGCTCGGCGGCGTGTCGCTGCTTGGCGGCCGTGCGACCATTTCGGGCGTGGTGATCGGCGTGCTGATCATGGGTACGGTCGAGAACGTGATGAACCTGATGAACATCGACGCGTTCTATCAGTACCTCGTTCGCGGCGCGATCCTGCTCGCCGCCGTGCTGCTCGACCAGTTGAAGAACCGCGGCTCACGCGATTAA
- the araG gene encoding L-arabinose ABC transporter ATP-binding protein AraG — protein MSATLRFDNIGKIFPGVRALDGVSFDVNAGEVHGLMGENGAGKSTLLKVLGGEYQPDSGRVLIDGNEVKFSSAAASIAAGIAVIHQELQYVPDLTVAENLLLGALPSTLGWVHKREAKKHVSERLRQMGVDLDPNAKLKKLSIAQRQMVEICKALLRNARVIALDEPTSSLSHRETEVLFKLVRDLKADNRALIYISHRMDEIYELCDTCTIFRDGRKIASHANLGEVPRDTLVQEMVGREIADIYDYKARPLGDVRFSVKNIEGHALREPTSFEVRRGEIVGFFGLVGAGRSELMHLVYGADSKKAGTIALDGKPIKIRSAGEAIRHGIVLCPEDRKEEGIIAMATVSENINISCRRHYLHAGLFLDRKKEAATADRFIQLLKIKTPSRKQKIRFLSGGNQQKAILSRWLAEPELKVVILDEPTRGIDVGAKHEIYNVIYQLAERGCAIVMISSELPEVLGVSDRIVVMRQGRIAGELPRGQANEQSVLNLALPVQTETTAQAA, from the coding sequence GTGTCAGCGACGCTGCGTTTTGACAATATCGGCAAGATTTTTCCAGGCGTGCGCGCGCTCGACGGCGTGTCGTTCGACGTCAACGCCGGCGAAGTGCACGGTCTGATGGGCGAGAACGGCGCGGGTAAATCGACTTTGCTGAAAGTGCTGGGCGGTGAATATCAACCCGATTCCGGGCGTGTCCTGATCGATGGCAACGAGGTGAAGTTCTCGAGTGCGGCGGCATCGATTGCGGCGGGCATCGCGGTGATTCACCAGGAATTGCAGTACGTACCGGATTTGACCGTGGCCGAGAACCTGTTGCTCGGCGCGTTGCCGAGCACGCTCGGCTGGGTGCACAAGCGCGAAGCGAAAAAGCATGTGAGCGAACGCTTGCGGCAGATGGGCGTGGATCTCGATCCGAACGCGAAGCTGAAGAAGCTTTCGATTGCGCAACGGCAGATGGTGGAAATCTGCAAGGCGCTCCTGCGCAACGCACGCGTGATTGCGCTCGATGAACCCACGTCTTCGCTCTCGCATCGCGAGACGGAAGTGCTGTTCAAGCTCGTGCGCGATCTGAAAGCGGACAACCGCGCGCTGATCTACATCTCGCACCGGATGGATGAGATCTACGAGTTGTGCGACACGTGCACGATTTTCCGCGATGGCCGCAAGATCGCGTCGCACGCGAATCTGGGCGAAGTCCCGCGCGATACGCTCGTGCAGGAAATGGTCGGCCGCGAGATTGCGGACATTTACGATTACAAGGCGCGGCCGCTCGGCGACGTGCGCTTTTCGGTGAAGAACATTGAAGGCCACGCGCTGCGTGAACCGACGAGTTTCGAAGTGCGTCGCGGCGAGATCGTCGGCTTCTTCGGGCTGGTCGGCGCAGGCCGCAGCGAACTGATGCATCTGGTCTACGGCGCGGACAGCAAGAAGGCTGGCACGATCGCGCTCGATGGCAAGCCGATCAAGATCCGCAGCGCGGGCGAAGCGATCCGTCACGGAATCGTGCTGTGTCCGGAAGACCGGAAGGAAGAGGGCATCATCGCGATGGCGACGGTTTCCGAGAACATCAACATCTCGTGCCGGCGTCACTATCTGCACGCGGGTTTGTTTCTCGACCGGAAGAAAGAAGCCGCAACGGCTGACCGGTTTATCCAGTTGCTGAAGATCAAGACGCCGAGCCGCAAGCAAAAGATCCGCTTTCTCTCCGGCGGCAATCAGCAAAAAGCCATTCTGTCGCGCTGGCTCGCCGAGCCGGAACTGAAGGTCGTGATCCTCGATGAACCCACGCGCGGTATCGACGTGGGCGCCAAGCACGAGATCTACAACGTCATCTATCAGCTCGCCGAACGCGGTTGCGCGATCGTGATGATCTCGTCCGAATTGCCCGAGGTGCTGGGGGTATCGGACCGGATCGTGGTGATGCGGCAAGGGCGGATCGCGGGCGAATTGCCGCGCGGACAAGCGAACGAACAATCAGTGCTGAATCTTGCGCTGCCTGTGCAAACCGAAACGACTGCGCAGGCAGCCTGA